A region of Lagenorhynchus albirostris chromosome 20, mLagAlb1.1, whole genome shotgun sequence DNA encodes the following proteins:
- the TMEM100 gene encoding transmembrane protein 100 codes for MTEEPIKEILGTPKSPKPVAMEKSSNGEVMVTMVPLVNEIQLTAATGGAELSCYRCIIPFAVVVLIAGIAVTAVAYSFNSHGSIISILGLVLLSLGLFLLASSALCWKVRQRSKKAKRRESQTTLVANQRSLFA; via the coding sequence ATGACCGAAGAGCCCATAAAGGAGATCCTGGGAACCCCGAAGTCTCCCAAGCCAGTGGCAATGGAGAAGAGCTCCAATGGTGAAGTCATGGTCACCATGGTCCCCCTGGTCAATGAGATTCAGCTGACAGCCGCCACGGGGGGCGCTGAGCTCTCCTGTTACCGCTGCATCATCCCCTTCGCCGTGGTTGTCCTCATCGCTGGGATAGCGGTCACTGCCGTGGCTTACAGCTTCAATTCCCATGGCTCCATCATCTCCATCTTAGGTCTAGTCCTTCTATCATTGGGACTTTTTTTGTTAGCCTCCAGCGCCCTGTGCTGGAAGGTGAGACAGAGAAGCAAGAAAGCCAAGAGGCGGGAGAGTCAGACGACTCTAGTGGCAAATCAGAGAAGCTTGTTTGCTTAG